A genomic window from Streptomyces broussonetiae includes:
- a CDS encoding SDR family NAD(P)-dependent oxidoreductase, translated as MRSEQSERPVALVTGSTSGIGEAVARRLTADGMRVVVHSRSSAQAGEALAAELGGTYVRADLAVEEEARGLVEAALGRYGRLDALVNNAGISRPIPHADLAAATPQDWRRLLEVNLIAPWILCTAALPALRTSPGGGGIVNITSHAGVRPKGSSVPYAAGKAALNHVTRLLAAALAPDVRVNAVAPGLVDTPMTKDWTEAHDLWRDRAPMHRPARPADVADLVASVLAHTYLTGEVILLDGGLNLT; from the coding sequence ATGAGGAGCGAACAGAGCGAGCGGCCCGTTGCCCTCGTCACCGGGTCCACGTCCGGGATCGGGGAAGCCGTCGCGCGGCGGCTCACGGCGGACGGCATGCGCGTCGTCGTGCACTCGCGCAGCAGTGCACAGGCCGGTGAGGCGCTGGCGGCCGAGCTGGGCGGTACGTACGTGCGGGCCGACCTTGCGGTGGAGGAGGAGGCCCGCGGGCTGGTCGAGGCGGCGCTCGGCCGGTACGGGCGGCTGGACGCGCTGGTGAACAACGCGGGCATCAGCCGGCCGATCCCGCATGCCGACCTGGCCGCCGCGACACCGCAGGACTGGCGGCGCCTGCTGGAGGTCAATCTGATCGCGCCCTGGATCCTGTGCACCGCGGCGCTTCCGGCACTGCGCACCTCCCCGGGAGGCGGTGGCATCGTGAACATCACCAGCCACGCCGGGGTGCGGCCCAAGGGTTCGTCGGTGCCGTACGCGGCCGGCAAGGCGGCGCTGAACCACGTGACCCGGCTGCTCGCGGCAGCGCTCGCGCCCGACGTCCGGGTCAACGCGGTGGCCCCGGGACTGGTCGACACTCCGATGACGAAGGACTGGACCGAGGCCCACGACCTGTGGCGGGACCGCGCCCCCATGCATCGCCCGGCCCGACCCGCGGACGTGGCCGACCTGGTGGCGTCGGTGCTCGCCCACACCTACCTCACCGGCGAGGTCATCCTCCTCGACGGCGGCCTGAACCTGACCTGA
- a CDS encoding DUF1905 domain-containing protein: MELAFAGPVVEWRGPAPYCFVAVPDAECSDIRDVATAAGYGWGVIPVEATIGATAFSTSLFPADGGCLLPLKTAVRRPLEL, from the coding sequence ATGGAACTCGCCTTCGCCGGACCGGTCGTGGAGTGGCGGGGACCGGCCCCGTACTGCTTCGTCGCCGTACCGGACGCGGAGTGCTCCGACATCCGCGACGTGGCCACGGCGGCCGGCTACGGCTGGGGTGTGATCCCCGTCGAGGCCACGATCGGGGCCACCGCGTTCTCTACGTCCCTCTTCCCCGCCGACGGCGGCTGTCTGCTGCCGCTCAAGACCGCCGTACGCCGGCCCCTGGAGCTCTAG
- a CDS encoding metallophosphoesterase family protein, protein MPDSSRDTAQGAGWGTAEPGAYKQLMPDHVEKLSWLSPRTLWAARNGVLATWFGDPTGHTRSRWVARREAAGAPADKVIRREVPDAFSFMVIGDTGEGDDPQYAVVPGFLKAGQDTEFAVIASDVIYPVGSAADYGTKFFRPYQGYPAPIYAIPGNHDWYEDLGAFMRVFCADTAPPAPEPRPRALTRAWWRALLWHRPGPTDEQRLAAARELRSAPGQQAVQPGPYWAIDAGPVRLVGIDTGLLGTLDAEQGAWLREVSRGPKPKILITGSPLYVDGEHHPCPIEGGGTVDDVVRDPEHHYVAAIGGDIHNYQRYPVDVDGRTIQYVVAGGGGSFMHATHTIPRVLVGGVTERDFRCYPLRGDSLAFYSRLYGRRLRLPGFFALSESEATAVVAERLGIEPGRAPAPQARVTRRTRLVASLLGTGGRPDRRSRFRLPVRKVYTSLLSPGSATYSPPFFKSFLRLDVAPEELRLRCFAATGNRAQELDPPVEDEVVIPLK, encoded by the coding sequence GTGCCTGACTCCTCACGCGACACCGCGCAGGGCGCCGGCTGGGGTACGGCCGAGCCCGGCGCCTACAAGCAGTTGATGCCGGACCATGTCGAGAAGCTGTCGTGGCTGAGTCCGCGGACCCTGTGGGCGGCGCGCAACGGTGTGCTCGCGACCTGGTTCGGCGATCCCACCGGGCACACCCGCAGCCGCTGGGTCGCGCGCCGCGAGGCGGCGGGGGCACCCGCCGACAAGGTGATCAGGCGTGAGGTGCCCGACGCGTTCTCCTTCATGGTCATCGGGGACACCGGCGAGGGTGACGACCCCCAGTACGCCGTGGTCCCGGGCTTCCTGAAGGCGGGTCAGGACACGGAGTTCGCGGTGATCGCGAGCGATGTGATCTATCCGGTCGGCAGTGCCGCCGACTACGGCACCAAGTTCTTCCGCCCCTACCAGGGCTATCCCGCGCCGATCTATGCGATACCCGGCAACCACGACTGGTACGAGGATCTCGGCGCGTTCATGCGGGTCTTCTGCGCCGACACCGCACCGCCGGCCCCCGAGCCCCGCCCTCGTGCGCTCACCCGCGCCTGGTGGCGCGCCCTGCTGTGGCACCGGCCCGGCCCGACCGATGAGCAACGGCTCGCCGCGGCCCGTGAGTTGCGCTCGGCGCCCGGCCAGCAGGCCGTGCAGCCTGGGCCGTACTGGGCGATCGACGCGGGACCGGTGCGGCTCGTCGGCATCGACACCGGTCTGCTGGGCACGCTCGACGCCGAACAGGGCGCCTGGCTGCGCGAGGTGTCCCGGGGACCCAAGCCCAAGATCCTCATCACCGGCTCACCGCTGTACGTCGACGGCGAGCACCACCCGTGCCCCATCGAGGGCGGCGGCACGGTGGACGACGTCGTCCGGGACCCGGAACACCACTACGTGGCCGCCATCGGCGGCGACATCCACAACTACCAGCGCTATCCGGTCGACGTGGACGGGCGCACCATCCAGTACGTGGTCGCGGGCGGCGGCGGGTCCTTCATGCACGCCACGCACACCATCCCGCGCGTCCTTGTCGGCGGTGTCACGGAGCGGGACTTCCGCTGCTATCCGCTGCGCGGCGACTCACTGGCCTTCTACAGCCGCCTGTACGGCCGCCGGCTGCGCCTGCCCGGATTCTTCGCCCTCAGCGAGTCCGAGGCGACGGCCGTCGTCGCCGAGCGGCTCGGTATCGAGCCGGGCCGCGCGCCCGCCCCGCAGGCCCGGGTGACGCGGCGCACCCGGCTGGTCGCGAGCCTGCTCGGCACCGGCGGCCGCCCGGACCGTAGGTCCCGGTTCCGGCTGCCCGTCCGCAAGGTGTACACCTCACTGCTCTCGCCCGGCTCGGCCACCTACAGCCCGCCGTTCTTCAAGTCCTTCCTGCGGCTGGACGTCGCCCCGGAGGAGCTGCGGCTGCGCTGCTTCGCCGCGACCGGCAACCGCGCCCAGGAACTCGATCCGCCGGTCGAGGACGAGGTCGTCATCCCGCTGAAGTGA
- a CDS encoding LLM class flavin-dependent oxidoreductase, which translates to MPSTPRPLRKLGFLTIGLFDAADPARGHESTLKIIELGERLGFDSAWVRHRHLQYGISSPVAVLAAASQRTRRIELGTAVIPLGWENPLRLAEDLATVDLLSGGRLNPGVSVGPPMHYEQVKEALYPDTADAEDFSYERVRRLLDFVRGKAATDFSGVEGFEVFSDVVQPHSPGLGRRMWYGGGSLGSARWAGEHGMNLLTSSVVKAETTENTENTENTDGEADFAAIQLALIKKFRAHHPDGEAARVSQGLVVIPTDSASPRQRATYEAYAAKRLPRTAAPQGPGRLLFAPDLVGTSAEIAERLRAHAAFREVDEVAFALPFTFEHEDYVQILTDMATKLGPALGWRPAG; encoded by the coding sequence GTGCCGTCCACCCCTCGCCCGCTGCGCAAGCTCGGCTTTCTCACGATCGGCCTGTTCGACGCGGCGGATCCGGCGCGGGGCCACGAGTCCACGCTCAAGATCATCGAGCTGGGCGAGCGGCTGGGCTTCGACAGCGCCTGGGTGCGCCACCGGCATCTGCAGTACGGCATCTCCTCCCCGGTGGCGGTCCTGGCGGCGGCCTCCCAGCGCACCCGGCGCATCGAGCTGGGCACGGCGGTGATCCCGCTCGGGTGGGAGAACCCGCTGCGCCTCGCCGAGGACCTGGCCACCGTCGACCTGCTGTCCGGCGGCCGGCTGAACCCGGGCGTGAGCGTGGGCCCGCCGATGCACTACGAGCAGGTCAAGGAGGCGCTGTACCCGGACACCGCGGACGCGGAGGACTTCTCCTACGAGCGGGTACGACGGCTGCTGGACTTCGTGCGCGGCAAGGCCGCCACCGACTTCAGCGGCGTCGAGGGCTTCGAGGTGTTCTCGGACGTGGTCCAGCCGCACTCCCCCGGGCTCGGCCGGCGGATGTGGTACGGCGGAGGCAGCCTCGGCTCGGCACGCTGGGCAGGCGAACACGGGATGAACCTCCTGACCAGCAGTGTCGTCAAGGCCGAGACCACCGAGAACACCGAGAACACCGAGAACACAGACGGGGAAGCGGACTTCGCCGCGATCCAGCTGGCCCTGATCAAGAAGTTCCGCGCCCACCACCCCGACGGCGAGGCCGCCCGGGTCTCGCAGGGCCTGGTGGTGATCCCGACCGACTCCGCGAGCCCGCGGCAGCGCGCCACCTACGAGGCGTACGCGGCCAAGCGCCTGCCCCGCACGGCGGCCCCGCAGGGCCCTGGGCGGCTGCTGTTCGCCCCGGACCTGGTCGGCACCTCGGCCGAGATCGCCGAACGGCTGCGGGCGCACGCCGCGTTCCGGGAGGTGGACGAGGTGGCGTTCGCGCTGCCGTTCACCTTCGAGCACGAGGACTACGTCCAGATCCTCACCGACATGGCGACGAAGCTGGGCCCCGCGCTCGGCTGGCGGCCCGCGGGCTGA
- a CDS encoding peptidoglycan-binding domain-containing protein — protein sequence MFDSVHNFWIQFNDPLEGRVNFMYLDQKGWVSTGIGNKIDETAEADSAPSPAERDKSLAEAREFHWLLDSDNSDATADQVAADWDNVKGHLDLAAQGHNAFKPLTQLHLDNDEIDRNVFVKLDQMESVLLSQSEFSDFANWPANAQLATLSMCWALGPTLKGFPMFRTAVANHDWNGAADQCHFTPDEGTIQIRNKLDRENFQLAQLVADQGQPVDQIAVQLSDVFDVQGALLTLGSKPGPGRQDGADGPTTQAAVRAFQTANGLDPNGRFDDPDTLSALSSQLAGAGFNVVSA from the coding sequence ATGTTCGACAGCGTTCACAATTTCTGGATCCAATTCAACGATCCGCTCGAAGGCCGCGTGAACTTCATGTACCTGGACCAGAAGGGCTGGGTGAGCACCGGCATCGGCAACAAGATCGACGAGACGGCCGAGGCCGATTCCGCGCCGAGCCCGGCGGAGCGCGACAAGTCGCTGGCCGAGGCGCGGGAGTTCCACTGGCTGCTCGACAGCGACAACTCCGACGCGACGGCCGATCAGGTCGCTGCCGACTGGGACAACGTCAAGGGACACCTGGACCTGGCCGCTCAAGGGCACAACGCCTTCAAGCCGCTGACCCAGCTGCACCTGGACAACGACGAGATCGACCGCAACGTGTTCGTCAAACTCGACCAGATGGAGTCGGTGCTCCTTTCCCAGTCCGAGTTCAGCGACTTCGCCAACTGGCCCGCCAATGCCCAACTGGCGACCCTGAGCATGTGCTGGGCGCTGGGACCGACGCTCAAGGGCTTCCCCATGTTCCGGACGGCTGTCGCGAACCACGACTGGAACGGCGCCGCCGACCAGTGTCACTTCACCCCGGACGAGGGAACCATCCAGATCCGCAACAAGCTCGACCGGGAGAACTTCCAGCTGGCCCAGCTGGTCGCGGACCAGGGACAGCCGGTGGACCAGATCGCGGTGCAGCTGTCCGACGTCTTCGACGTACAGGGCGCGCTGCTGACGCTGGGATCGAAGCCGGGCCCGGGCCGCCAGGACGGTGCGGACGGCCCCACGACACAGGCTGCGGTCCGGGCGTTCCAGACGGCCAACGGACTCGATCCGAACGGACGATTCGACGACCCCGACACGTTGAGCGCTCTGAGTTCCCAGCTCGCCGGCGCGGGATTCAACGTGGTTTCGGCCTGA